A region of Dictyostelium discoideum AX4 chromosome 1 chromosome, whole genome shotgun sequence DNA encodes the following proteins:
- a CDS encoding EGF-like domain-containing protein has product MNNLTSTDAIKQFDLTIKKTPSDSTFSKFFNLTCFEYSSPDRAIPKILEIEKKRNYKGIYSLVVENPNYNYFIYPRETIFAKNIQYNYSNNFQDVNKDQYYLDIDPHYTIYNFKPTISSSRGNITIKSMFIPNQTSQQFIISSFLNLDFQPIFLYQQLKAGSSTELKYDQSFILLEISNADYFLITDSVGDRPVMVSGSITKGIWLTLFTNIAEKANSALITFNLFSFETDSGFVQKGSTLNMRYVGPSGSLNSIQLDYTAGQLSMGSSLIRVVEGRISTSANNYGDLYVAGGRYGDESLILLGSPFPFYSFTSNFVGKFILPSSNYIKSIGSFFSPKFYFKNYPFALDNSKSFGGPIYDDSIPPIIKNVEYFDVEGNNDCIVRISASDEGGSCIQLIVISFFGAYSLNLASTPQSTVRVTNMDLIEGNCFNGVYEIPIPKYKIRRQYDIQISDHATNMNLIYPNSIYSFLNSEPRYLPSFPYKSIGVENITSISFKYNGLDLSTNGCEFNVMYIKLSDPSISNMVFQFIPEIGIDTYRSNKPISGQQPFFTSLWNKYTSTYEIEFSLPARLPTGPLPYLLNPIEMNNVAIYSFLGDLSELSISSSNVDLIGPLVTDIQYYTNVLSIPNSGSTTIGFIITVSDLANGIKGISLTISSNKDIKGVDYVIDVPPNNPLNFSFNVTWLLKFNDYPQTFTISKMKTIDGQGQSTEYPNAFKVNPLMNFIDTPNLMSLTTTGPPKDGNPPELVMFSISKNSITDYTQRDILVEFSIKDTESGLPINNYPLIYLMTDTFNFISKNATAIIIEEQSGALNTKLRYIYNFGIPYLFGYPNGFFIQIHGVLDNSMNAIGFPPDTISSITSISPFVNVTMGQDEPTIESVNLIDNINSLIIFGYKFGVSPVFNITMGTSSIIITPIVTSANSIKIDTSTLSLSINSSISFNITVRNSQGFTSPIFIIIGTTPTTTPTTTPTSTTTPTTTPTTTPTSTTTPTTTPTATSTPTPTSTPTSTPTPISCKNNCGGIEKGKCLPTGCNCILPYFGEDCSSIVLETKPEVNDTQPEVKIPYTTVSSLVSIYSLREIDFNGKVVNQYIFDKWNYQPTSDSFSYSINITNKNDESTYTNIVVLIKKFEKQTVIEFANQNFTMPPSSMKYYIKFTNGYKFKSQVNTLELIMHASIETKDNLDDACSASEFGESDLSQFIKVQVNDVSLYGEFIKRALINGYVYSITNKILKESEVKDITESSGSSSMSQSYVAIQIPHYEQSIELDPNFSVLLESDKTTSENSICSSKSNGLSKSQIAGIVIGSVFFIVFVTIIIIATLLRKSTKIRIVAKGFKLKSFGKK; this is encoded by the exons ATGAACAATTTGACATCAACAGATGCCATTAAACAATTTGATCttactataaaaaaaacacccTCAGATTCTACTTTTtcaaagttttttaatttaacatGTTttg aataCTCTTCTCCAGATAGAGCAATTCCAAAAATattagaaattgaaaaaaaaagaaattataaagGAATTTATAGTTTAGTTGTTGAAAAtccaaattataattattttatttacccTAGAGAAACTATTTTTgcaaaaaatattcaatataattattcaaataatttccaAGATGTTAATAAagatcaatattatttagatATTGATCCACATTatacaatttataattttaaaccaacaatttcatcttcaaggggtaatattactattaaatcAATGTTTATACCAAATCAAACAAGTcaacaatttataatttcttcttttttaaatttag attttcaaccaatttttttatatcaacaattaaaagctGGATCATCAACTGAATTAAAGTATGATCAGTCATTTATTTTACTTGAAATTAGTAATGCTGATTATTTCTTAATTACCGATAGTGTTGGTGATAGACCAGTTATGGTTAGTGGAAGTATAACAAAAGGAATATGGTTAACTTTATTTACCAATATAGCAGAAAAGGCAAATAGTGCAttaattacttttaatttatttagttttgaAACAGATAGTGGTTTTGTACAAAAGGGATCAACACTAAACATGAGATATGTTGGTCCATCTGGAAGTTTAAATTCAATCCAATTGGATTATACAGCAGGTCAATTATCAATGGGATCATCATTAATTCGTGTAGTTGAAGGTAGAATATCAACATCAGCTAATAACTATGGTGATTTATATGTAGCTGGTGGCAGATATGGTGATGAgagtttaatattattgggTTCACCATTCCCTTTCTATAGTTTTACTTCAAATTTCGTAGGAAAATTCATTTTACCATCatcaaattatattaaatctATTGGAAGTTTTTTCTCtccaaaattttattttaaaaattatccaTTTGCATTGGATAATTCTAAAAGTTTTGGTGGTCCAATATATGATGACTCAATTCCcccaataattaaaaatgttgaaTATTTTGATGTTGAGGGTAATAATGATTGTATAGTAAGAATTTCAGCAAGTGATGAAGGTGGTTCATGTATTCAACTAATTGTAATTAGTTTCTTTGGCGCATATTCACTCAATCTAGCATCAACTCCTCAATCTACAGTTCGTGTCACCAATATGGATTTAATTGAGggaaattgttttaatggtGTCTATGAAATACCAATTCCAAAGTATAAAATTAGAAGACAATATGACATTCAAATTTCAGATCATGCAACaaatatgaatttaatttatccaAATAGtatatattcatttttaaattctgaaCCTAGATATTTACCATCATTCCCTTATAAATCAATCGGTgttgaaaatattacaaGTATTTCATTCAAATATAATGGTTTAGATTTATCAACAAATGGATGTGAATTTAATGTAAtgtatattaaattatcagaTCCATCTATTAGTAATATGGTCTTTCAATTTATTCCTGAAATTGGTATAGATACTTATAGATCAAATAAACCAATATCAGGTCAACAACCATTTTTTACAAGCTTATGGAATAAATATACAAGTACctatgaaattgaatttagtTTACCTGCTCGTTTACCAACTGGTCCATTACCTTATTTATTAAACCCaattgaaatgaataatGTAGCTATTTATTCTTTCTTGGGAGATCTTTCAGAGCTTTCAATATCAAGTTCAAATGTTGATTTGATTGGACCTCTAGTGACAGATATTCAATATTATACAAATGTTTTAAGTATTCCAAACTCTGGTAGTACTACAATTGGTTTTATAATTACAGTTTCAGATTTAGCCAATGGTATTAAAGGTATTAGTTTAACAATCTCttcaaataaagatattaaagGTGTAGATTATGTTATTGATGTTCCTCCAAACAATCCTTTAAATTTTAGCTTCAATGTAACTTGGTTAttgaaatttaatgattatcCTCAAACTTTTACAATTTCAAAGATGAAAACAATTGATGGTCAAGGTCAATCAACTGAATATCCAAATGCATTCAAAGTAAATCCATTGATGAATTTTATAGATACTCCAAATTTAATGAGTTTAACAACAACTGGTCCTCCAAAAGATGGTAATCCACCTGAGCTAGTCATGTTTTCAATCTCTAAAAACTCTATAACAGATTACACCCAAAGAGATATATTAGTAGAATTCTCAATTAAAGATACTGAATCAGGTCttccaataaataattatccgttgatttatttaatgactgatacatttaatttcatatcAAAAAATGCAACGGCAATTATAATTGAAGAACAATCTGGTGCTTTGAATACAAAATTAaggtatatatataattttggtATTCCTTATTTATTTGGTTATCCAAATGGTTTTTTCATTCAAATTCACGGTGTACTTGATAATTCTATGAATGCTATTGGATTCCCACCAGATACAATTTCTTCTATCACTTCAATCAGTCCATTTGTGAATGTAACAATGGGTCAAGATGAACCAACTATTGAAAGTGTAAATTTGAtcgataatattaattctttgATCATTTTTGGTTATAAATTCGGTGTTTCTCcagtttttaatattaccatGGGAACATCatctataataataaccccAATAGTTACTTCAGCTAATAGTATCAAGATTGATACATCAACTCTTTCTCTATCTATAAACTCTAGTATTTCTTTCAATATAACTGTTAGAAACTCTCAAGGATTCACTTCACCAATATTCATAATCATTGGTACAACTCCAACCACAACTCCAACCACAACtccaacctcaacaacaactccaacaacaactccaacaacaactccaacttcaacaacaactccAACAACAACTCCAACCGCAACCTctacaccaacaccaacttcAACTCCAacttcaacaccaacaccaatttcatgtaaaaataattgtggtGGTATTGAAAAAGGAAAATGTTTACCAACTGGTTGTAATTGTATTTTACCTTATTTTGGTGAAGATTGTTCTTCAATTGTTTTAGAAACTAAACCAGAAGTAAATGATACACAACCAGAAGTTAAAATTCCGTATACAACAGTTTCAAGTTTAGtttcaatttattcattaaGAGAAATTGATTTCAATGGTAAAGTTGTAAATCAATACATTTTTGATAAATGGAATTATCAACCAACATCTGATAGTTTTTCATACTCTataaatattacaaataagAACGATGAATCAACATATACAAATATAGTTGTGTTGATTAAAAAGTTTGAAAAACAAACAGTTATAGAATTTgcaaatcaaaattttacaATGCCACCATCATCTATGAAATATTATATCAAATTTACAAATGGTTATAAGTTTAAGAGTCAAGTAAATACTTTAGAATTGATTATGCATGCATCAATTGAAACAAAAGATAATCTAGATGATGCATGTTCAGCAAGTGAATTTGGTGAATCAGATTTATCTCAATTTATAAAGGTTCAAGTTAATGATGTTAGTCTTTATggtgaatttataaaaagagCTTTAATTAATGGATATGTTTACTccattacaaataaaattttaaaagagagTGAAGTTAAAGATATTACCGAATCAAGTGGTTCAAGTAGTATGTCACAATCATATGTTGCAATTCAAATTCCACATTATgaacaatcaattgaattggaTCCAAATTTTAGTGTTCTTTTAGAGTCTGATAAAACAACTtctgaaaattcaatttgcTCAAGTAAATCAAATGGTTTATCAAAGAGTCAAATTGCTGGTATTGTAATCGGTTCAGTCTTTTTCATTGTTTTTGttacaatcattattattgcaACATTATTaagaaaatcaacaaaaattCGTATAGTTGCAAAAGGATTTAAACTAAAAagttttggaaaaaaataa
- the icpA gene encoding inner centromere protein, ARK binding region family protein, whose amino-acid sequence MDSIKKNTINRINGLPINHNNLSKTSIISMDDDYNSNSSFYSTNNSILNSVTKNSNYLNNNNNNNNNNNNNNNISISNCNNNNTNNKINEQLKTFNNIFEEKGEFLKEEIDNKFNDIISLMNQSKNQLFLSLNDIDSLYDLSPLSTTSTITLENNNNNNNNLIKFKLFNNDSIKKYILPVSSKTIKFKQRQILIEQQEFNEKHNQQKHLLELQRQQVLSDQQNQFQEQHKQQLSLKQQELEAIQQDTNKVKQQLIETHDKLLIEKEKQFKQDLNSLELNLQNKFTNEYQSKEQEFNKKLEQQQQQLEKQFQQTKELLIVQETLTLKSKLTTEFQEQLKTHQDQINKQELLLKQQEYQLFLKQQEISSIQKQHQDDLSSLKSKLSSDQDQIKKQLLQQESDLLKKQQELLLKQQELDIQSKQLKEEQEKQQQQQEKQQEKQQQQQPVVVPVKPTTSTVVSATTATLIKAPIVSTTTVSTATVSKLVTNGIAKPTPLTTMKQTVTAVPTLMDNKTRLKKLVPTATTTTTKEENNKEYDKMMQELDTQPNNSNLKNLNEKKLETLKQQLTFDDSVSFSNGNDESSINLSKYLEETNKSVENTFDIMSNTLKRKNEPIQQPSSSSSQLSSSQQPSSSSSSSSSSIGLKKRLSDDKTTIVTSKPTNKVQPQSLNSNINNNVVPPSPVAAIANKLKKQQELEKLKLEEEERLRKKQEEQLAKREVEKEQERLEKKKKNDEKRKKVEENQQQRILEEEKKKKEAEDRELARKHKEDSDKKKREEEEDAKKRIQERFRETQEQERKREEFKKQQQEQELARIKKEKLQQEKLQQEKEKQEKQKQQQQQQEEEQQKKKTVQTILPTPQTPSRSANNNYDDAANTASATKAKYALSSILSMVFGATKSPHFKPSTSQDDQDDDDCEDYDGTDENSENEAKGEYQDDSDQEIEEQFENDSDESMASTESNGDIYFNKNKNSNNSNNNNDVNQSRKDKSIVFDSDSLNRNHNDSNNSSEEEEPERDPVFLTPLPKILSNMKNNNNNNTYSNSPVIKGLSPPSSVSDYSPSSESNDCFSPLTPTNNNKINNNKINNNNSNNNSFNNSNSYRGLSPAQIIESHTPKCINRSGESKTSPFLTIRNTPSPLKNSPIKFNMSSASSLSSFDSDNDSDYNDNDIDDGEILGNPNENFTTPLKNQENNNNNNSNNSNTQYPIITSPPSNEDGDENYYFEEEEIDYEYDKRVPDWAKNHNLDNSLKQQRFYDPDRIFSMIGPVYLYEIFPKQDLGGKIKDFSKVKRNLSSDWSRDCNTEKEDISYKKNMGFTNPIIVNKK is encoded by the exons atggattctattaaaaaaaatacaattaatagAATCAATGGGTTACCaataaatcataataatctTAGTAAAACATCAATCATTAGTATGGATGATgattataattcaaattcatcattctattcaacaaataatagtattttaaatagtgttactaaaaatagtaattatttaaataataataataataataataataataataataataataacaatataagTATTAGTAATtgtaacaataacaataccaataataaaataaatgaacaattaaaaacttttaataatatttttgaagAAAAAGGAGAATTTCTCAAAGaggaaattgataataaatttaatgatatcatttcattaatgaatcaatctaaaaatcaattatttctatctttaaatgatataga ttcaCTCTATGatttatcaccattatcaacaacttcaacaataactttagaaaataataataataataataataatttaattaaatttaaattatttaataatgattcaattaaaaaatatatattaccAGTATCAagtaaaacaattaaatttaaacaaagacaaatattaattgaacaacaagaatttaatgaaaagcataatcaacaaaaacaTTTATTAGAATTACAAAGACAACAAGTATTATCGGATCAACAAAACCAATTCCAAGAACAAcataaacaacaattatcatTGAAACAACAGGAATTGGAAGCCATTCAACAGGATACAAATAAAGTGAAACAGCAATTGATTGAAACTCAtgataaacttttaattgaGAAAGAGAAACAATTCAAACAAGATTTGAATtcattagaattaaatttacaaaataaattcaCTAATGAATATCAAAGTAAGGAACAAGAGTTCAATAAAAAACTtgaacaacagcaacaacaacttgAAAAACAATTCCAACAAACTAAAGAGTTATTGATAGTTCAAGAGACTTTGACAttgaaatcaaaattaacaaCTGAATTCCAAGAGCAATTGAAAACTCATCAAGATCAAATTAACAAACAAGAATTACTCttaaaacaacaagaatATCAATTGTTCCTAAAACAACAAGAAATCTCTTCaattcaaaaacaacatCAAGAcgatttatcatcattaaaatcaaaattatcttCTGATCAAgaccaaattaaaaaacaactCTTACAACAAGAATCtgatcttttaaaaaaacaacaagaattattattaaaacaacaagagCTTGATATTCaatcaaaacaattaaaagaagaacaagaaaaacaacaacaacaacaagaaaaacaacaagaaaaacaacaacaacaacaaccagtAGTAGTACCAGTTaaaccaacaacatcaacagtAGTATCAGCAACAACTGCAACATTAATTAAAGCACCAATTGTTTCAACTACTACAGTTAGTACAGCTACAGTTAGTAAATTAGTTACAAATGGTATTGCAAAGCCAACACCACTTACAACAATGAAACAAACAGTTACAGCTGTTCCAACATTAATGGATAATAAAACTAGATTGAAGAAACTTGTgccaacagcaacaacaactactacaaaagaagaaaataataaagagtATGATAAAATGATGCAAGAATTAGATACACaaccaaataattcaaatttaaagaatttaaatgaaaagaaaCTTGAAACTTTGAAACAACAACTTACTTTTGATGATAGTGTTTCCTTTTCAAATGGAAATGAtgaatcatcaattaatcTATCAAAATATTTAGAAGAAACTAATAAATCTGTTGAAAATACTTTTGATATAATGTCAAATACATTAAAGAGAAAGAATGAACCAATTCaacaaccatcatcatcatcctcacAACTATCATCCTCTCaacaaccatcatcatcatcatcatcatcatcatcatcaattggtTTAAAGAAAAGGTTAAGTGATGATAAAACTACAATTGTTACATCAAAACCAACAAATAAAGTTCAACCACAAtctttaaatagtaatataaataataatgtagtACCACCATCACCAGTTGCTGCAAttgcaaataaattaaagaaacaacaagaattagagaaattaaaattggaagAAGAGGAAAGATTAAGAAAGAAACAAGAGGAACAATTAGCAAAGAGAGAAGTTGAAAAGGAACAAGAAAGAttagagaaaaagaaaaagaatgatGAAAAGAGAAAGAAAGTTGAAGAGAATCAACAACAACGTATCCTTGAggaagagaaaaagaaaaaagaagcTGAAGATCGTGAATTGGCTAGAAAACATAAAGAAGACTCTGATAAAAAGAAGagagaggaagaagaagatgctAAAAAGAGAATTCAAGAAAGATTTAGAGAGACTCAAGAAcaagaaagaaaaagagaagaatttaaaaaacaacaacaagaacaagaactTGCTcgtattaaaaaagaaaaactacaacaagaaaaattacaacaagaaaaagaaaaacaagaaaaacaaaaacaacaacaacaacaacaagaagaagaacaacaaaagaaaaaaactgTACAAACTATTTTACCAACACCACAAACTCCAAGTAGAtcagcaaataataattatgatgaTGCTGCTAATACAGCATCAGCAACCAAAGCAAAATATGCTCTCTCTTCAATTCTTAGTATGGTATTCGGTGCTACTAAAAGCCCACATTTCAAACCGTCAACTTCTCAAGATGACCAAGACGATGATGATTGCGAAGATTATGATGGCACAGATGAAAATAGTGAAAATGAAGCTAAAGGTGAATATCAAGATGATTCTGATCAAGAGATTGAAgaacaatttgaaaatgattccGATGAATCTATGGCTTCAACTGAAAGTAATGGtgatatttatttcaataaaaataaaaatagtaataatagtaataataataatgacgtTAATCAAAGTAGAAAAGATAAATCAATCGTATTTGATAGTGATAGTTTAAATAGAAATCataatgatagtaataatagttctgaagaagaagaaccaGAGAGGGATCCAGTATTCCTTACTCCACTTCCAAAGATTTTATCAAATAtgaagaataataataataataatacctaTAGTAATAGCCCTGTAATTAAAGGtttatcaccaccatcatcagtTAGTGATTATAGTCCATCAAGTGAAAGTAATGATTGTTTCTCACCTCTCAcaccaacaaataataataaaatcaataataacaaaatcaataataataatagtaataataatagttttaataatagtaattcatATCGTGGATTATCACCAGCACAAATTATTGAATCACATACTCCAAAATGTATTAATCGTTCTGGTGAAAGTAAAACATCACCATTTTTAACAATTAGAAAtacaccatcaccattaaagaattcaccaattaaatttaatatgtCATCAGCTTCATCTTTATCTTCATTCGATTCAGATAATGATAGTGATTATAATGATAACGATATTGATGATGGAGAGATTTTAGGTAAtccaaatgaaaattttacaaCACCACTAAAAAACCaagagaataataataataataatagtaataatagtaatactcAATATCCAATTAtaacatcaccaccatcaaatgaagatggtgatgaaaattattatttcgaAGAGGAAGAAATAGATTATGAATATGATAAAAGGGTACCTGATTGGGCAAAGAATCATAATTTAGACAACTCTTTAAAACAACAAAGATTCTATGATCCAGATCGTATCTTTTCAATGATTGGTCCAGTTTATTTATATGAAATTTTCCCAAAACAAGATTTAGgtggtaaaattaaagatttttcaAAAGTTAAAAGAAACCTCTCAAGTGATTGGAGTAGAGATTGTAATACtgaaaaagaagatattTCTTATAAAAAGAATATGGGTTTTACTAATCCAATcattgttaataaaaaataa